Genomic segment of Chloracidobacterium sp. N:
GGCAGATGGCAATCCCGGCAAAGCCGATCCCGGAGACAATGGCCAGCAGGTTGCCGAACATCCCGGACGGACTGAGCCGGTCCAGAAAAAACCACGCCATGCCAAAGAAACAGCCGCCGATGGACCAGCGGTCGCGGCGATGGATGGGTTCACCGAGCAGCGGCCGCGCCAGTACGGCAACAAAAATGGGCGCGGTGTATTGCAGCAAAATGGCATTGGCCGCCGTGGTGAGCTTGTTGGCCCAGGTAAAGGCAATCATGGTCAACGCATAGCTGGCCGCACCCCACCACACGTAGCGCCGCGCGAGCGTCGTCTGGAGCAGATTGCCTTGGTGGGATGCCTGCTGCCAGAGCAGCGCCGCGGCCAGCACGAAGAGGGCAAAGAAACTCCGCACACCGGCGATGGCAAACGCATCGGCGTGGGCTGACTTGATGCCGACGCCGCCGAGACTCCAGAGTGCCGCAGCCGCGATGACGCACATGATGCCGAGCCACTGTCGTTGCTGCATAAAAGGCAAAGTAAGGCTGAACTCCACTTCTTCAGGGATTGACACGGTCACGTATCATGTTCGCGTGTCACGGTTATGCGCGTTGTGCTGCGTTTTATGACGCATTGTAAGAGACGCCAGCAGTAAGCCTCTTTCGGTTAGGCCATAGCTCCGTGGGCGTCCATCTCTGGCGGTTGGCCTGACCTGACGCGCGCGTTTTTGCCCAAACCAACCGGTGACGGAATTCATCCGCCGCCATGTGCCCCACACGCAACCCACCTGGAGGACAATGTCAGGCCCAAAAGCAAGCCATCCAAAAATCCAGCAACATCGGCCCCGGCACCGAAACTTTCCCCGAAGGAAGCGGCGGAGTACCAGCGCACCATCGCCGCTACAGCCGATATGGTGCGCAATACCCACACCCGTGCCCTTGTCCAGAAATACGGCCTCGACATCGTCAACCTCACCTGGGAAGACACCGGACGCTACAAAAACTCCGCCGTCGGCCCCAACATCAGCGACATGACCATCCAGGTCGGCCTCGAAGACCCGGCTACAGGGAGCCTTGAAGTCACCTGCATGCCGGTCATCCGCTACCCCAACTTCCGCGACCTCACCTGCGACCTCGACCCGCGCGACTTCACCCTGCTCGTGGGCAACCACCAGGGGCAATCCCTGCGGCGCGTCTCGCTGTATGACTTTCTTGCCGATCCGCTTCCTTACCTGACCAATCCGGACTCTTGGCGTGACTCGTGGCTTGACTTTTCGGAGTGCAGCAAAAAGCGCAGCCTGCTGGCTCCGCGCGACACCCGGGTGCTCGTCAGCGCCCAGGCGTGTTTTCTGCCGATTCCCAAAAGCGGCAAGGCGACGTTCAATCCCGTGTTGTTCAACTACCAATCCAAGAAAGGCGACCCGGCGGTGCTGACGATTCTGGCGACGCGGGAGGGGACGAGCGTCACGGTGATTGATAATGAACGGGATGCGTTTCGCAGCGGCAGTGTGTGGGGGCAGCGGTTGTTTTTCAATGCCAACGGGCAGCGGGCAAGTCTGACGGGCGAACGGGAGAGTGACTTTGTGGCGAAGGGGGGCGACCAGACTTCGCCGACGCCGGGCGCGCCCGGTCAGACTTCGGGACTCAACCTGGTGCTGCTCATCCAGGTGCCCCTCAAACAACAGCCTCCTCCGGCACCCAGGGCTAAGATCGGTTTTGAGGAGATGATTCCCCCTTGCCAGGCAGCCTATCCCCTCCCCAGTTTTGGGAGCGATATTGAAGATGCCGTGATCGGACACGGCAAGCTGGAAGGGCGCTTCACCGAGATTGACAACCTCGCCATCGAACGCGATGAACGCTTCCCGGTGCGCGTCACGGTTCAGTTTTACAAAGCGACCTCGAACGGCGTTGCCACGGAAGCCGACATTGCGGCTATCAAGGCCAACATCGAGCGCATCTACGTCCAGAGCGAAGATGCCGGCAGCCTTGTGACCGGCGGCAAGACCGGACGGGTCACGGAGTACGAGGGCGCCAAGGTGCAGCCAACAGACTGGTGGGAAGACTTCTGGGAACGCTACGAAGCGAGCACCGGCATCGGACGCTACGAAGCCATCCAGCGGCTGCGCCAGCTTCTGGGTTCGCATTTCCGGCAGGAACCGGTCTGCGAGCTGTACCTGCGCGATCTGTTGCGATCATCGGGACTCAGGAAACCAGATTCCAAGCCCGCCACCCTCTGACCAGAGCCACAGTTGATGGGCCGGAGGTGAGAGGCCGGATGTCGCCCGACGTGGCACAGCCACGTCGGGCTTTTTTCCTGCGCGCAGCTTTTCCAAGTGCAACACGGAGCTGGGAGCTTTGCGTCCGGCCGGACACGCTTTCAGGCGCAGGTCTTACGGTTCAATGAGGCCGAAATTGCCATCCGGGCGACGGTAGAGCACACCAACGCGATCGGTGACCATGTTGCGGAAAACAACGAACTGGTCCTTCGGCGACAGACTGGCCGCTGCGTCATCCGGCGTCATGGGTTTGATGGCATAGCGGCGCGTCGGAATGATGCGTGGTTTTTTCGTGGCCTCTGGCGCAGCTTCGTCTGCCGTGACCTCGGCTTCCGAACGGGCCGCTTCAGCGGCTGCCGTGACTTCCTTGACGCTGGCACGGGTCTTCCGTTTGGTCTCGACCTTTTCCTTGAGCTTGTTGACCTGGCGGGCCAGCTTTTCCGTCGCCTGGGTGATGGATTGGTACATGTCGTCGGTCGTGGCCTTGCCAGTCAGGACCTGCTCGCCCATGGTCAGCACGAGTTCCGCCAGGTTACGGTGTTTCTCGATGGCCATCGTGAGATGCAGGCGGATATGGTCCCGGTCATCGAGCAGTTTGGCAACTTTCTTGGTTTGCTCGCGGGCAAACTTCTTGATGGCAGGCGTCAGGGTGAAGTGCCGTACAGTAAAGTCAAGTTTCATTGTTGACGAAAAAGCTCCTGAGTTGACATCCGCACCGCTTGAAGACCGGAAATTCCTGGCTGTGCAGGCGTTGTGTTCCGCGTCCCCTCCAGTGGGCTGTCTTGAACCTGGTAACGCCTCCATTATAGGACGGCAAAGCCGGCCACGCTATTTTTTCCTTGGCTGGCAGACGCTGCCACCTTCGGACTCAGGGCAAGAATAGACGGCGTGTTGTGGGCTGACTCAGCAGCAGGCATCAGCGGGAGGGCGGTTTGCGCTCGGCGCGCCGTTCTGCAGGCGAAGCCGGCGCGGCCAGACCTTCCAGCAGCAGGTCAACGATGTCGGCAATGAGCAGGTGGCCTTCGGCTTCGCTGCAATAGTCCACGACCGGGATGTCCTCAACCGTAATGGCCATGGCAATGCGTCCGTGTTTCGTATAGACGATGCCGATGTCGCTGCGCAGATGGTCCAGCGCGCCCGGCTTGTTGGCAACTTCAACACCACGCAGGCGCCGGCCGATGCCCTCCCGATACTGCTGGCGTTTCATAATGGCCAGCATTTCCCGTGACGCCTCCGGGCTGACCATCGTCCCGCGCTCCAGACCTTCCAGCAGCCGGACCATCTCGCGCGGGGTCGCGACGCCGATGCCGTACTTTTTGTTTTCTTCGAGGTTGCTCTCGCGGAAGGTGCTTTCACCGCCACCGGCGATCTTGCGCAGGGAACGGATGTGCTCGAAACCCATCTTTGCCAGGCGGTCATTGACCGCATCCGTGGTGATCCGGTCAAGCAGGATGTTGGTGGCGATGTTGTCACTGACGACAATCATCAGCCGCACGGCATCACGGACGGTGATCTGGGTGCCCGGCGTCAGCTCAAACAGCACGCCGCCGTCTTCATACTCATGCCGCCGGACGACGGTCAGCTTGTCATCCCAACGCAGCCTGCCTTCGGCCACCTGGGCGAAGACTTCCACCATGATGGGCACCTTGATGGTGCTTGCCGTCCGCACCCTGGCATCCGGGTTGTAACCGAAGGTTTCACCGGTATCGAGATTTTTGGCGAAGCAGAAGACCTTGCCTTTGAAAGCCGCCAGCCGACGCTGCAGGCGGCGCATCATGGCAGCCGTCTGGCGTGCCGGACGCTCCTCCGCCGGCGTTTCCGCCCCGGCTGTGGCCGCACCGGACTGCGCCAGCGCCGATACCGGCAGTCCGCCCCACAGCCCGCCGGTTACACTCCACAGGCTGAAACAGACCAAGCCGAGACTTGCCCGCCATATCAGACGGGAACCGGTGCGTACCAACACGTTGAACCCTCACCAACGAATGGGCAAAAACGAAACAGCGCGCATCGGATACGTCCGACGCGCGCTGTCAGGCAGCCGCCGCATCGTCAAGATAGAGATACTTACGCCACTCCGGACGGGAGGCCGCGGCGTGATGCAGCGCCGTCAGGTCAAGGTCATGCCACAGGGCGGCCGGATTCGACAGCAGTGGCATGCGGGCCTCATCCGGGGTCCGGTCGCCCTTGCGCTGGTTGCAGTCGTGGCAGCAGGCGCAAAGGTTTTCAGCCACTGACTGTCCACCCCGTGACCGGGGTACGATGTGGTCCAGCGTCAGGTCAGCGGCCGTGCCCCGCTTGTTGCAGTATTGGCACCGGTACCGGTCACGGATGAGAATCTTCGTCCGCAACCCACCCGATGAGCGCCGCCGCTTGCGGACGTTGACGTACTCGTGTAACCGCACCACCGAGGGACAGGCGAACGTAAACCGCACCGTTCGCAAAACCCGGTCGCCATCCTTTTCGAGGACCTCGGCCGTCCGCTGCCAGACCATACGCAGAGCGCGTGGCACCGAGACCAGACCGAGCGGTTCATACGAGGCATTGAGCAGGAGGACTTTCCGTTGCGCAATGATCAAGCTCGCACTCTCCTTCCGTACAAGCCCAGACGGCGCGACCCCGCCAGGAAACCAGGGCCATGCACACCTGGAGCATGGGGGTTGCCCTATGATGCGCGAAACCGGCGCGGACTGACAACCCCTTGTATCGGCGACGAGCGGCCTTTTCCAGCCATGTCCAACGCTTCCGCTCAGGAAGGCGTTGAGCCGTCCGCTTCATCCCGGCGGCGGATGACTTCGACCGTACATGGCGCATGGGCGACGATGGCCGACGACACACTCCCGATGAAAAACCGCTCTGCCCCGGAAAGGTCGCGCGTGCCGAGGACCACCGCATCGGCGGGCCACTTCTCGGCGATGTCCAGTAAAACACTCTTGGGATCGCCCTCGATGACTTCCCGCGACAGGGTCACTTTCCAATCGGGATAGGCCGCCAGCAGTTTTTCCTGTACCGCAGTGGCCGCCTCGGCCGCCGTGCGACGCAACTCATCAATTGTGTCGGACGGCACCACGGCCACGCTGCTCCCCAGAATATCGCTGCTGAAATACTCAAAGACGCCGGTCGCCGTCACCAGCTTGACCTGGGTCTGGGGTGGAAAATGGCGCGCGGACAGCGCCGCCACGACCACTTCGGAAGCCGGAGTTTCATCCACCCCCACCAGAATGCGCAGCGGCTCACTGTCAGGACGTTCCAGCCGGCGGCCAATCCGTACGGCCGAGCGTGCCTCCAGCATGACCTTGCGCGACACACTTCCGAAAAACAGCCGCCCCAGGGTCGAGCGTCCGTGGGAACCCAGCACAATCAAATCCGGCGACCATTCATCGGCAAAGTTGAGAATCTCCCGCGCCGGCGCGCCGGCGCGGGTTTCCTCGCGCACGACCCACTGCGGAAAGCGGCGGCGGAGAATGTCCGCGGCGCTGCGCGCCCAGTGGCGCGGCACGGCCAGACGGGCGTCTTCGAGATACAGGATTTCCTCCGGGGTCCGTGGTGGAAACAGCGGCACCCGGTCGGCAATGGAAAGGACAACGGCCTCGCCCTCCGGCGGCAATCCGGCGTGAACCAGGTCGGAAATGGCGGCAAAGCTCGCCGGGGAGCCATCCGTGGCAACCAAAACCTTACGAACCGTGTAATCAGCAGGCATGAGGGCATCTCCTTTGAAGACAGTCCACCCGGACGGGGCCGCAGAGGGCAGCGCCGTAACGGATCGGGTTTCTGTCATGAGTCTATAACGTAACGCCCCTTTGGCCGGGCCGTTTTTCAGCGAAAGGTCATTTCATGCCTGCCCGGTTTGGTCTATGAAGCAGGGACGGCACGCCCGGCGTCCACGGTCGGGCGCGGCCGATGTCTCTGAACTGAGGAAAAGCCCATGATGCGATACAAACTGCTTGGCGCCAGCGGACTGCGGGTTTCCGAACTCTGCCTGGGGGCGATGACCTTCGGCGAAGCCTGGGGAACCGGAGCCTCGAAGGACGAAAGCCGCGCGATGCTTGAAGCCTATGCGGAAGCCGGTGGAAACTTCATTGACACAGCAAACTTCTACACCAAAGGCGAAAGTGAGACGTTCATCGGAGAGTTCATCCGGGGCGAACGCGAACGGTGGGTCATTGCGACCAAGTACAGCCTTGACACGAGCGGCTGTGGTGAAGTCAATGCCTCCGGCAACCACCGCAAGAATATGATGCAGGCGGTCGAAGCCAGCCTGCGCCGTCTCCAGACGGAGTACATTGACCTGCTCTGGCTGCACGTCTGGGACTTCACCACGCCCATTGAAGAAGTCATGCGGGGCTTTGACGACCTCGTGCGCCAGGGCAAGGTGCTCTATGCCGGCATCTCCGACACCCCGGCCTGGATTGTGGCTTCCGCCAACACCCTCGCTCAGCTTCGGGGCTGGACGCCCTTTGTCGGCCTTCAGATCGAATACTCCCTGCGCGAACGAACCCCTGAACGCGAACTGCTGCCGATGGCCGCGCACTTCAACATTGGCATCACGGCCTGGAGTCCGCTCGGCGGCGGGGTCCTGACGGGCAAATACAACAACCTCAAGGAAGGTGATGCCCTCCCCGGACGCCTCAAAACCACCAAGGAGCGCGACCGGGAACTGGCGCAACTCGTCATGACGATTGCCGAGGACATCGGGCGCTCACCGGCGCAGGTGGCCCTGAACTGGTTGCGTCAGCGTCCCCAGCCCATCATTCCGATTCTGGGCGCGCGGACGCTTCCCCAGCTCAAGGACAACCTTGCCTGTCTGGATTTCAGCCTCAGCGAAGAACACCTGGCGCGGCTGACTGAAGCCAGTGCCATCGAGCTGGGCTTCCCGCACCGGTTTTTCCAGGGAGAAACCGTCCGGCAGTTCGCATTTGGCGGCGCGCTCGACAAGATCGACCATCCCCGCCGCTGAGACGATGGCCGCCGTTCGATGCACACATTCAGGCGGCCTTCCGGGCCGCCTCGAAGCGAAGACCGGCAGCCGTCCAGTCGAGCGCATCCCACACAGCGGCAACATACTCGGCGCGGCGGCTCTGATACTTCAAATAGTAGGCGTGCTCCCAGACATCAATGACCAGCAGCGGAACTGCTCCCCACACGGTCAGGTCCTGGTGCTTCTCCACCTGCAACACCATCAGCCGCCGGTCGAGCACGTTGTAGGCCAGCACACCCCAGCCTGATGCCTCAACGGCCACCGTCGCCTTGGTCAGATGGGCTTTGAGCTTGGCCAGGTCGCCAAAATCCCGGTCAATGGCGCGGCTCAGCTCACCTTTGGGTTCGCTGCCCGTGGCAGGCGTCAGGCTCGTCCAGTAGAGCGTGTGCAGGACGTGCCCCGAACCGTGAAAGGCCAGTTCGCGCGACCAGTGCTTGACGAGATCGAAGTTCCCTTCGGCACGGGCGGCGGCAAGCTGCTTCAGCGCCTTGTTCGCGCCATCAACATACGCCTTGTGATGTACGTCGTGGTGCAGGCGTACCGTCGCTTCATCAATGACCGGCTCCAGGGCCTTGTACTCGTACGGAAGCGGCGGCAGCACAAACTGCCCTTCAGCATCGGTCAGACGGCTGGCGGCAGCGAGCTTGTCGTCGTCCACCGCAGAAGCCAGTGCCTCAAAGGTGCTTCCCAGGGCAAAGCCAGCGGTCGTCAGGGCGGTTGCCTTCAGAAATGTGCGTCGGGATTCAGTCATCGAAAGAGTGCTCCTCACAGTGACACAGGCTTGTTCAGCCAGGACATCCAGGGGGGCAGGAATAAGTAGGTTAGTGCAGTCCGCAGTTCAGGTGGTAGCGCCGCGTTGCCAGCGTTGGGCAGCCTTGGCCACGCGCGCACCAAATCGTTCTGCCGTAGCCAGGTCGCCTTCGGACGGCCCCGTGCTGCCGTGATCGGATTGGGCGGCCGCGCCAAGCATGCTTCCAATCCGGTTGATGGCGTCGTCAGCGCGTCCGGCTGGCAGTTCTGCCTGTCCAACCCACAGCATGCCGTGCTGGGCGGCAAAAATGGCCAACTGCACGAGCGTATTGAGTTTGTCACCACTCAGGCTGCCGGAGTTGGTAAACCCGGCGGCAATTTTGTCTTTCCACGCCTGCTGAAGCCAGCGGCGCGACGTGGCATCCATAAAGGTTTTGAATGGCCCCGACACGCTCCCCATGTAGGTTGGCGAGCCAAACACAATGGCATCCGACCTATCCAGGGTTTCCCAGTGGTTTTCAACGTCCTCGACACGGATAAGCTGCGCCGAAACCCCCGGCACACTTTGGACGCCTTCGAGAACAGCGGCCGCCTGCGCAGCCGTGTGGCCGTAGCCACTGTGGTAAACAATCGTTACGCTCGTCATGGTTTTTTGCATCACTCCAGAGGTCTTTCCCCGCGTCCGGTGGCGTGCAGGAGCTGACTACATACCCGCCGGCACAGAGGTTTCGGCCCGTTTCGGAACGTGCGTCAGGCAATCCGAGGCACTGCACTCTGGAAACATCACATGGAAGTCCCGGAGCAGGCGCAGACAGCTTTCAAGTTCCTGACTCAGCCTGCTGTGCAGGACGGGATCGGTGACAGGGACGTGCAGCAGCAGCTCGGATATGGTCTCGAACCGTACCTGCACCTGGGTGTAAAAGTGCTCGCACCCCATATCGAAGCACTTTTCGGGCGGAAAATCGAAGCGACAATGGTGAGCCATAAGCATCGGGCGGGGACGTTTATCGTCGCGCCGGAACAGGTGTGAGGGCAAGTGCTCCGGCTGGCTATACATTAGGGATGGATGCCGGAAGGGTCAATGTTTCTGCGTTCGGGACAGCCAGTCCGGGCAGACGCTGGAATGCGCTTGCGAGACCGGCCCAAGTCATATAAGGCTACGCAACCTTGACCAACGATCTTGCAAACTGTTCAAGCCCTATGAACCACATCTGGTCACGCCGTGCGTTTTTGTCCACGGCTCTTGCCACAACGGCGGCGGCAATCGTCCGCGGCGCTCCATCACAACCGATCGCTTTTGCCATCCACGGCGGAGCTGGCGTCATCGAGAAAGGTTCCATGACGCCGGAACGCGAAGCGCAGTACCGGCTGAAACTGACCGAAACCGTCACGGCCGGCCACCAGGTCCTGAAGCGCGGTGGTACGGCACTGGATGCTGTGGTGACGGCCATCGTCCTGCTCGAGGATTCCGGCATCTTCAACGCCGGCAAGGGGGCCGTGTTCACCAGCGCCGGCACGTGTGAACTCGACGCCTCGATTATGAACGGGGCCAACCGGGCGGCCGGGGCCGTGGCCGGCGTCAAACGCATCAAAAACCCCATTCGTGCGGCGCGGGCCGTGATGGAGCACTCCCCGCACGTGCTGATGGTCGGGAGCGGTGCCGAAGCCTTTGCCGCCGAGCGCGGACTGACACTCGTTTCGCCAAAGTACTTCGGGACGGAAGAAGGTCGGCGCGAACTTGAAAAAATCAAGGCCGAGGAAGCCAGGCGCAAGAAAGTCGCCCGGCAGTTTCCATCTGAACCGGCGGCAGCAGCCAAGTTCGGGACAGTTGGCGCCGTGGCGCTCGATGCCCAGGGCAACCTCGCGGCCGGAACTTCAACCGGCGGGATGAGCAACAAGCGCTTTGGGCGGGTCGGGGACGCGCCCATCATCGGCGCCGGCACCTATGCCGACAACGCGACCTGCGCCGTTTCCTGCACCGGGCATGGCGAGTATTTCATCCGGTCGGTTGTGGCCTACGACATTGCCGCCCTGATGGCCTACAAGGGCTTGTCCCTGAAGGAAGCCGCCGAAGAAGTCATCCTGCGCAAGCTCGTCACCATGGGCGGCATTGGCGGTGCGATTGCCCTTGACCGGCAGGGCAACATCGCCCTGCCCTTCAATTCACCGGGCATGCATCGCGCCAGCATTGACCCGGACGGACGGCTTTTTGTCGGCATCTACCGCGATGACGGGTAATGGGCCGGTGACGGCAGGCATCATTTCCTGCGGGCCGGGAAACCGCTAGGCTTCCGGCCACGGGGCTTTGCCGCCGGATTACCCTCTATGACCTACGCCCATCCCCGGACCGTCCACCTGCACCCACTGCTCCGCGATGCCCACGGGCGCGTCATCCGCGACCTGCGCATTTCAATCACGGACCGGTGCAACTTTCGCTGTACCTACTGCATGCCGGACGAAGGCGTGACGTGGAAAGCCGCCGGAGAACTGCTCACCCTGGATGAAATTCTGGCGCTGGCGCGGGTGTTCGTCGGATTGGGGATCGAGAAAATCCGTCTCACCGGAGGCGAGGCGCTGCTGCGTGACGACGTTGTGGCGCTGACGCGCGCCCTGCGCCAGTTACCGGGGGTGAAAGACCTGGCGCTGACGACCAACGGCTACCGGTTCGAGCAGTATGCGGCCGCCTTGGCCGAAGCCGGACTGCAACGCATCACCATCAGCCTGGATTCGCTGCGCGAAGAAACCTTTCACCGCCTGACGCGCGTCAGGGCGCTGGACCGTGTGCTGCGCGCCATCGAGCTGGCGCATCGCTACCGGCTCACACCGGTGCGCGTCAACTGCGTGCTCATGCGTGGCGTCAACGATGGCGAAATCGAAGACTTTGCCGACTTTGCCCGCGCCTGGGATGTGAGCCTGCGGTTCATCGAGTACATGCCGCTCGATGGGCCGGGCGAGTGGCAACCGACGCTGGTCGTGCCCGGCCGGGAAGTCCGCGACCGCATTCAGGCGCGCTATCCGCTCATCCCCATCGCCGGACAGTCACCCAGCGAAACGGCCCGGCGGTACCGTTTCGCCGATGGTGCGCCGGGTGAAATCGGCATCATTGCCCCTGTCACCGAGCCGTTCTGTGGCGCGTGCAGTCGCCTGCGGCTGACCGCCGACGGCAAACTTCGGACATGCCTTTTTTCGGTCGTTGAGTATGATTTACGCGATGCGCTGCGGGCCGGGGCCGGGCAGCGGGAACTGGCTGAGCGCATCCTGACGGCGGTTGCCCAAAAAGAAGCCGGGCACCGCATCAACGAACCCGATTTCATCCCGCCGAGCCGCACGATGTCCTGCATTGGCGGGTGATGCATGCCAAGGGAGGGCGTCATGCCGGACAAACCCAGCTCGCCGATTGCGGCCATTTTCAGCAACCTTGAGAAGAAATACCGCCCCGGGGCCTACACCAAACCGACGACGTTTTACTTCTCGCTGGATGACGAGAAATGGACGGTGACGCTGGATGCCAGGGCTTGCCGCGTGACCAGGGGCAAGGTGACGGATCAGGCCGATGTGGTGTTGAAAACATCATCTGACCTGTTCCTGCAGATGTGGCGCGGCGAATACCAGCCCGGCGCCGGCGATTTTTTCACCGGACGCATCAAGTCCAATGACCCACAGGCACTCAAGACCTTCATGGCGGCTTTCTCGTGACACCGGGGGCCAGGATGCAATGTCGGTCGTGAAGTTCCGGCACGGTTCCAGTTCCATGTTGTGTCTTATGGCCCTGACGCTGGCTGGCTGGCTGATGCTGGCCGGCGCATCCGTCCAGGGGCAGTCCCCGCCGGGGAACACGGCGGGCAACCGGCTGACGGTGCCGCAACTGGCGGCACAGCTTTCGGATGCCGATGTGGAAACCCGGCTGCGTGCCGCGCTCACCCTGCGGAAGCTGGGGCCGGCCGCCGCGCCAGCGGCAGCCGAACTCGTCAAGGCGCTGCGGGACGAGGACCCGCGTGTGGCGGAACAGGCGATGTGGACGCTGGCTTTCATCGGTTCGCCG
This window contains:
- the hpf gene encoding ribosome hibernation-promoting factor, HPF/YfiA family; the encoded protein is MKLDFTVRHFTLTPAIKKFAREQTKKVAKLLDDRDHIRLHLTMAIEKHRNLAELVLTMGEQVLTGKATTDDMYQSITQATEKLARQVNKLKEKVETKRKTRASVKEVTAAAEAARSEAEVTADEAAPEATKKPRIIPTRRYAIKPMTPDDAAASLSPKDQFVVFRNMVTDRVGVLYRRPDGNFGLIEP
- a CDS encoding flavodoxin family protein, encoding MTSVTIVYHSGYGHTAAQAAAVLEGVQSVPGVSAQLIRVEDVENHWETLDRSDAIVFGSPTYMGSVSGPFKTFMDATSRRWLQQAWKDKIAAGFTNSGSLSGDKLNTLVQLAIFAAQHGMLWVGQAELPAGRADDAINRIGSMLGAAAQSDHGSTGPSEGDLATAERFGARVAKAAQRWQRGATT
- the moaA gene encoding GTP 3',8-cyclase MoaA encodes the protein MTYAHPRTVHLHPLLRDAHGRVIRDLRISITDRCNFRCTYCMPDEGVTWKAAGELLTLDEILALARVFVGLGIEKIRLTGGEALLRDDVVALTRALRQLPGVKDLALTTNGYRFEQYAAALAEAGLQRITISLDSLREETFHRLTRVRALDRVLRAIELAHRYRLTPVRVNCVLMRGVNDGEIEDFADFARAWDVSLRFIEYMPLDGPGEWQPTLVVPGREVRDRIQARYPLIPIAGQSPSETARRYRFADGAPGEIGIIAPVTEPFCGACSRLRLTADGKLRTCLFSVVEYDLRDALRAGAGQRELAERILTAVAQKEAGHRINEPDFIPPSRTMSCIGG
- a CDS encoding universal stress protein, with amino-acid sequence MPADYTVRKVLVATDGSPASFAAISDLVHAGLPPEGEAVVLSIADRVPLFPPRTPEEILYLEDARLAVPRHWARSAADILRRRFPQWVVREETRAGAPAREILNFADEWSPDLIVLGSHGRSTLGRLFFGSVSRKVMLEARSAVRIGRRLERPDSEPLRILVGVDETPASEVVVAALSARHFPPQTQVKLVTATGVFEYFSSDILGSSVAVVPSDTIDELRRTAAEAATAVQEKLLAAYPDWKVTLSREVIEGDPKSVLLDIAEKWPADAVVLGTRDLSGAERFFIGSVSSAIVAHAPCTVEVIRRRDEADGSTPS
- a CDS encoding superoxide dismutase produces the protein MTESRRTFLKATALTTAGFALGSTFEALASAVDDDKLAAASRLTDAEGQFVLPPLPYEYKALEPVIDEATVRLHHDVHHKAYVDGANKALKQLAAARAEGNFDLVKHWSRELAFHGSGHVLHTLYWTSLTPATGSEPKGELSRAIDRDFGDLAKLKAHLTKATVAVEASGWGVLAYNVLDRRLMVLQVEKHQDLTVWGAVPLLVIDVWEHAYYLKYQSRRAEYVAAVWDALDWTAAGLRFEAARKAA
- a CDS encoding serine hydrolase, whose translation is MVCFSLWSVTGGLWGGLPVSALAQSGAATAGAETPAEERPARQTAAMMRRLQRRLAAFKGKVFCFAKNLDTGETFGYNPDARVRTASTIKVPIMVEVFAQVAEGRLRWDDKLTVVRRHEYEDGGVLFELTPGTQITVRDAVRLMIVVSDNIATNILLDRITTDAVNDRLAKMGFEHIRSLRKIAGGGESTFRESNLEENKKYGIGVATPREMVRLLEGLERGTMVSPEASREMLAIMKRQQYREGIGRRLRGVEVANKPGALDHLRSDIGIVYTKHGRIAMAITVEDIPVVDYCSEAEGHLLIADIVDLLLEGLAAPASPAERRAERKPPSR
- a CDS encoding DMT family transporter, translated to MQQRQWLGIMCVIAAAALWSLGGVGIKSAHADAFAIAGVRSFFALFVLAAALLWQQASHQGNLLQTTLARRYVWWGAASYALTMIAFTWANKLTTAANAILLQYTAPIFVAVLARPLLGEPIHRRDRWSIGGCFFGMAWFFLDRLSPSGMFGNLLAIVSGIGFAGIAICLRADARTQPPTGGTPPSSLVLIALGNALTALCCAPAIVASLPLPVTTLWLLAGLGILQIGVAYVLFAIGVNRVSALESTLLAMLEPILNPIWVALATGERPSAMALIGGAIVVGVIVWRQLGKTANT
- a CDS encoding isoaspartyl peptidase/L-asparaginase family protein, with the translated sequence MNHIWSRRAFLSTALATTAAAIVRGAPSQPIAFAIHGGAGVIEKGSMTPEREAQYRLKLTETVTAGHQVLKRGGTALDAVVTAIVLLEDSGIFNAGKGAVFTSAGTCELDASIMNGANRAAGAVAGVKRIKNPIRAARAVMEHSPHVLMVGSGAEAFAAERGLTLVSPKYFGTEEGRRELEKIKAEEARRKKVARQFPSEPAAAAKFGTVGAVALDAQGNLAAGTSTGGMSNKRFGRVGDAPIIGAGTYADNATCAVSCTGHGEYFIRSVVAYDIAALMAYKGLSLKEAAEEVILRKLVTMGGIGGAIALDRQGNIALPFNSPGMHRASIDPDGRLFVGIYRDDG
- a CDS encoding HNH endonuclease; this encodes MIIAQRKVLLLNASYEPLGLVSVPRALRMVWQRTAEVLEKDGDRVLRTVRFTFACPSVVRLHEYVNVRKRRRSSGGLRTKILIRDRYRCQYCNKRGTAADLTLDHIVPRSRGGQSVAENLCACCHDCNQRKGDRTPDEARMPLLSNPAALWHDLDLTALHHAAASRPEWRKYLYLDDAAAA
- a CDS encoding SCP2 sterol-binding domain-containing protein, yielding MPDKPSSPIAAIFSNLEKKYRPGAYTKPTTFYFSLDDEKWTVTLDARACRVTRGKVTDQADVVLKTSSDLFLQMWRGEYQPGAGDFFTGRIKSNDPQALKTFMAAFS